The Arcobacter porcinus sequence AGTTACTCTATATCCATCTACAAATGAAGAAGAGATTTCAAGTTTATTTAATAGTTCAGTAATTCTTGCTCCACCACCATGAACAACAATAGGTTTAATACCAAGAAGTGTTAATAAAACAATATCTTGAGCAAATTTCTCTTTTAAATCATCACTTGTTTGAGCGCTTCCACCATATTTTATAACAATAGTTTTTCCATAAAACTTTTTGAAATAAGGTATTGCATCTATTAAAGTTTGAACTTTTTTATTAGTTTGTGGCATTATTTTCCTTCAAAATACTTTGTAAAAATTAAAGCTTAAATTATAACTAAAAATCTCTTTTAAAATGAAATATAGTAAAATCTTATATGGAAAAATATTTAGCATTAAAAGCGAGTGCAGGAAGTGGTAAAACTTTTGCACTAACTGTAAGATATATTAGTTTATTGTTACTTGGTGCAAAGCCAAATGAGATTCTTACTTTAACATTTACAAATAAAGCAGCATCTCAAATGAGTGAAAGAATTTTAGATACTTTGCAAAAACTAGGAAGTGATGAGAGTTATTTAGAAGAGATTTCTAAAGTTTCTAAACTAAGTAGAACTGAAATAATAGATAAAAAAACAAAATTAATTGAACTTTTTACAAATTCAAGTTTGAGTATTTTTACAATAGATAAGTTTGTAAATAAAATTTTAAAAGAGTTTAGTGGATATATCGGAGTTAGTGATGATTTTGAGATATTAAGTGATGATGAAGAGCTTTTAGGAGATCATTTTTTATCTTCACTTGATGGAAAAAGATATAAAGATTTGATTGATTTTTCAATATATGAAAAAAAGAAATTTAACTCTATTTTCTCTTTATTTAAATATTTAATTGAGAAAAATGAGAATATAAACTCAATAGAATTAGATGAAACATTATTTGATAGTTTAAAATCAGAGATTTTAAAAGAAGCATTTAAAATAAAAGATCATTTTTTATCTTGTGAAATTGCTAGTGTAAGTGCTAAGAAAGCAGTATCTTTTGAAAACTTTGAAGAGTTATTTGCTACAACTTGGATAGAAAAAGAGAGTTTATCTGATTACTCTTATTTTAAAAAGTGTGCAGATGAGAATATAAATTTAGTTTTTCTAAGATTAAAAGAACTTCTTAAACAATATTATAAAATAAGATCAGCATATAGTCTTAGTAAAATCTCAAATTTGTATTTGGCTTTTAAAGAGTTTAAAAGAGAATTTAACAAAAGAAAGAATTATTATGAGTTTAGTGATATTTCAAATATGGTTTATGAACTTCTTAGTTCAAAAATAGATAAAGAATTTTTATATTTTAGGTTAGATAGTAAATATAATCATATTTTAATAGATGAATTTCAAGATACATCAATTTTACAATATAAAATTTTATATCCATTAATTGAAGAGATAATTTCAAGTAGTAGTGATAAATTTAAAACATTTTTTTATGTTGGAGATCCAAAGCAGAGTATATATAGATTTAGAGGTGGAAATAAGAAGTTATTTGATTATGTATTAGAACAAAACAATCAAATAGTTTTAGATAGTTTAAATACAAATTATAGATCGCATAAAGTTTTAGTAGATTTTGTAAATAGTAGTTTTTTATCTTTAGCAAATTACTCTTATCAAGAGCAAAATAGCATAAAAACAGGTGGATATATTGAGGTTTTTGAAGATGAAGAGCTTTTAAATGAAGATAAATTTGTAAACATCAAAAATAAAATTAAAGAACTTCTAAAAGAGGGAATTAGTGAAAATGATATAGCAATTTTATGTTATACAAATAGCGATGTTTTAGAACTTTATTACTATTTAAAAGAGAATATAAAAGAGATAAAAATACGAACTGATATGAGTTCAAAACTAATAAATGCACAAAATGTAAAAGCTATAATAAATTTAATTAAATATCTTTATTTTAAAGAGGAGATTTATAAAGAGAATTACAACGCTTTAATTGGAAAAAATCTTAATAGTTTTGTAGATATTAATTTTTGTTTTGAAGAAAAATCAGTTTATGAAATTGTACATACTTTAGCATATAAATATGACTTAATGGATGAAAATTTAGTTCAGCTTTTAGGAAATCTAAACTCTTATAAAAGTATTGTAGAGTTTGTTTATAATATTGATAAATTAGAAACAAGTATTGAAAATAGTGAAAATAGTGGTTTACAAATTCTTACAATTTTCAAATCAAAAGGTTTGGAATTTCATACAGTTATAGTTCTTGATAGAGTTAAAAGAAAGAGTTATGATAGAAGTTCACTTCTTTTTTCATATAAGAATATAGAATTAGAAAATATATATTATAAGATAAAAGGATATGAAAATTTTGATGAAGATTATAAAAAAGCTTTAGAAGATGAAAAATATTTAGTTGAAGATGATGAAAAAAATGTTCTTTATGTAGCTCTTACAAGAGCAAAATGCAATATGATTATATTTAAAAAACCAAAATCATCAGCTTTTGATATTTTTAATTTTAGAGATATCAAAAATGGGGAGTTGATTAAAAGTAAGCTCATAGAGAAAAAAGATGATATTTTAAAAGTTGAATATAAAGCACTTAATTTAGGAAAACAAGAACAAAAGATAAAACAAGAACTAGATTTTAATGAGAATTATCTAAGAGCAAAATATATAGGACTTGCTACTCACTATGTTCTTGAAATGATGAATGATTTTACTATTGATGAATTAGAATATACTTTAAAACTTGCAAAGAGTAGATATCTTAGTTTTTTAGAAAATGAAGAGTTTGATAAGATTAGAATATTAGTTTTAAATTTAATAGAAGATGATAGATTTATTGAGCTTATTAAGAATAAAGATAAATTTGGTGAGCAATCAATTATGTATAATGAAGAGCTAAAGATTATTGATTTACTTCTTTATAAAGATGGTGTTTATACGATTATTGATTATAAAACAACAAGCGAAGAGTTGAATTCGCATAAAAATCAAGTAAGTTACTATAAAAAAGCAGTTGAAGATATTTTTAATACTAAAAATGTAGAAGCATATTTAATATATTTAAAAGAAGAAAGTATAAATATAATAAAGATATAAAAAAAGGAGAAGGCTATAAAAACCTTCTCCTTTAAAAGAAAATTAGAATTAACTAAAGTTCTTAGTGTTCTTCTTCCATCATTATTGAACCAGCAATATAAACATAAGTAAGAATACAAAAAATAAATGCTTGTAGAACACCCATTACAGCTAAAAGGAAAAATCCTGGTAATGGTAAAATCCAAGGTACTAGCATTAAAAGTACCATTAAGAACATATCATCTCCTCTTACTGAACCAAATAACCTAAAAGATAATGAGATTATTCTTGAGAAGTGAGAGATAATTTCTATTGGGAACATTAAAGGAGCTAAAATTGGTAGAGGTCCCATAAAGTGTTTAAAATAGTTTATAACACCATTTGTTTTTATACCTAAGTAGTTGTAGTAAACAAATACCATAATAGCTAAAGCTGCTGTAAAGTTAATATTACTTGTTGGAGCTTCAAAACCTGGAATAACTCCAATCATATTACTAACAAAAATAATTAAAGCTAGTGTTCCAATAAGTGGCATATATCTTCTTGCATTTTGTTCACCCATAGAGTCTCTACCCATTGCAATAATTCCACCTACAAATGCTTCCATAACATTTTGGCTTCCTGTTGGAACTAGTTGAAGCCTTCTTGTAGCTAATATTGAAACTACAAAAATAATTAGAACTACTAAAGCTAGGTGAGATAGAATAATCCACTCTTGTCCGTGCCCTCCAATAGTTCCTAAGAATGTAAACAATCTTCCTTCCATTTTCTTCCTTTTTTCTTTTCTACGAATACTAAATTATGTGACGATTATAATATTAATTTTCTAAAATCTATATAAATAAATAAAATTAATCTAAATTTGTTTAAATTTGTAACCGTTTTGTTTCAATTTTTCTCTAATTAGTTCTTGGTGCTCTTCGCCTTTTGTTGCTAAGGCAATTGTTACATGAGCTTCTCCAAAATCTA is a genomic window containing:
- a CDS encoding F0F1 ATP synthase subunit A, with amino-acid sequence MEGRLFTFLGTIGGHGQEWIILSHLALVVLIIFVVSILATRRLQLVPTGSQNVMEAFVGGIIAMGRDSMGEQNARRYMPLIGTLALIIFVSNMIGVIPGFEAPTSNINFTAALAIMVFVYYNYLGIKTNGVINYFKHFMGPLPILAPLMFPIEIISHFSRIISLSFRLFGSVRGDDMFLMVLLMLVPWILPLPGFFLLAVMGVLQAFIFCILTYVYIAGSIMMEEEH
- a CDS encoding RecB-like helicase, yielding MEKYLALKASAGSGKTFALTVRYISLLLLGAKPNEILTLTFTNKAASQMSERILDTLQKLGSDESYLEEISKVSKLSRTEIIDKKTKLIELFTNSSLSIFTIDKFVNKILKEFSGYIGVSDDFEILSDDEELLGDHFLSSLDGKRYKDLIDFSIYEKKKFNSIFSLFKYLIEKNENINSIELDETLFDSLKSEILKEAFKIKDHFLSCEIASVSAKKAVSFENFEELFATTWIEKESLSDYSYFKKCADENINLVFLRLKELLKQYYKIRSAYSLSKISNLYLAFKEFKREFNKRKNYYEFSDISNMVYELLSSKIDKEFLYFRLDSKYNHILIDEFQDTSILQYKILYPLIEEIISSSSDKFKTFFYVGDPKQSIYRFRGGNKKLFDYVLEQNNQIVLDSLNTNYRSHKVLVDFVNSSFLSLANYSYQEQNSIKTGGYIEVFEDEELLNEDKFVNIKNKIKELLKEGISENDIAILCYTNSDVLELYYYLKENIKEIKIRTDMSSKLINAQNVKAIINLIKYLYFKEEIYKENYNALIGKNLNSFVDINFCFEEKSVYEIVHTLAYKYDLMDENLVQLLGNLNSYKSIVEFVYNIDKLETSIENSENSGLQILTIFKSKGLEFHTVIVLDRVKRKSYDRSSLLFSYKNIELENIYYKIKGYENFDEDYKKALEDEKYLVEDDEKNVLYVALTRAKCNMIIFKKPKSSAFDIFNFRDIKNGELIKSKLIEKKDDILKVEYKALNLGKQEQKIKQELDFNENYLRAKYIGLATHYVLEMMNDFTIDELEYTLKLAKSRYLSFLENEEFDKIRILVLNLIEDDRFIELIKNKDKFGEQSIMYNEELKIIDLLLYKDGVYTIIDYKTTSEELNSHKNQVSYYKKAVEDIFNTKNVEAYLIYLKEESINIIKI